The Planctellipticum variicoloris DNA window GCGATCGTGGACTGGCTCTGTCCCTCCCGGCGGTGATTTTCCGGCGACTCCCAAGCCCTTGCTTTCAGCCGGGTTGCATCCACTGCCCCTGCAAATCGCACCGTGTGAATGCGTTTTCGCCAGTTCCTCGCCAATTCTTCATGATCGGTGCGTATCGTGCCCGAATTCTAAGACAGGAATGATTTCTGGAATTCATTCGTTGCACTATCTGGAGTCGCTCCGTGACCACCCACTTCGCCCGCCGCCGTCCTCGGGGATTCACCCTGATTGAATTGCTGGTCGTGATCGCGATCATCGCGATTCTGATCGCCCTGCTGCTCCCCGCCGTTCAGCAGGCCCGCGAGGCCGCCCGGCGGACGCAATGCCGCAACAACCTGAAGCAGATCGGGCTGGCGCTGCATAATTACCACGACACCTTTCAGGCCCTCCCCTCGGGCAGCATTGTGGTCCTGAATGCCGCCGGCAACCGGTACTACGGTCACGGCTGGACCTGGCACGCCAGCATCCTCCCCTATCTCGATCAGGCTCCCATGTACAATCAGATTCAGGGCCCGAATTCGGGCGGCCTCGGGGCTGAGCTCGGCGGAACCGCCGATCCGAAGCAGGCCCTGGTCGGCCGGACCGTCATGTCGGTGTTCTGGTGTCCCTCGCAGCCGGATCCGACGGCGGGGCCTCAAAAGGGCGGATACTCCCCATCCAACTACAACGGCAACATGGGGACGCTCATCGGTAACAACGGCGATAACTGTTACGGCGGTTCCATCAACACCGCCGCTGAAATGAGGGCTCCCGGCGGTTGCATGAACGCCAACGGAATGTTCTTCATCAGCAGCAATGTTCGCTTTCGAGACGTCACGGACGGACTCTCCAACACGATCTCGGTGAGCGAAGTCATCGATTCCGGCGGCGCCGCCAACATGCTGGGGGGCGGGGGCAGCGACCGCAAGCACGGATTTTCCGGCGGCGCCGACAGCAATCCTCCGGAGGAAATGAGCGAATACCTCATCGCCGCGGAAAGCAACGACCCGATCAATCGCTACACGGAAGAGGCGGCCGGCAGCCACCACGTGGGCGGCGCGCACTTCCTGCTGAGCGACGGGAGCGTCCGGTTTCTCTCGCAGAACATCCACATGGGGACCTATCGGGCGCTCAGCACCCGGGCCGGCGGAGAAACCATCGGCGAGTTCTGAGAGTCCGCCTTCCCCGAGAGCGTGCTCTGGATCTGTATTGCGTTTCAGCGGTTTCAGGAAAGTGCGGGTTCCAGCAGTGAAGACGACGAGCGGCAGTATTCTTGCAGCGGCGATTCTGCTCCTGGCTCTGTCGGGTTGCGGCGGCGTCGGCGATCAGCCGGAGTTGGGGTTGGTCACCGGGACCGTGATGCTGGATAACGAGCCCTTGAGCGGTATTGCGGTGACGTTCCTGCCGGACAACGGCCGTCCTGCGACCGGAACAACCGATGAGAATGGCGACTACAAGTTGATTTACATCGGCAAGACGCCAGGGTGCAAGGTCGGGCATAACCGGGTTGAGATCGGCTACGCCGAAGAAGAAGACGAGGGCGTCGAAACGGAAGGGGACGACGCCGTACAGACGCCGGGCGACACCGGGCAAAAAGACATTCCGGCCCGCTATAACGCTGAGTCCGAGCTGGAAGCGGATGTCAAGCCCGGTGAGAACGTGTTTAACTTCGATCTGAAGCGGTGAGGTGACCCGAGGCGCGCCGCGCGAGCCCTCTGCCGCCCTGCCGCACGCGTTCTGGCCCTGAACGGCAGGCAGCAGTCGCCGCACACATCAATGCATGGCAATCTTCATATGCGAAGATTGTGAAGACGAATTCATCGGCTCTGCATCGCTTCTACACAATCCGTCTCTATCGTCGCGGTGTTGTTCGGCGGCGATTGTCGCCGGGTTGTGTCTTCCGTCGCTTGCTGGAGCTTTCACCCATGCCGTCTCAATCGTCTCGCTCACCCCGGCGAGGCTTCACCCTGATCGAACTCCTGGTGGTGATCGCGATCATCGCCATCCTGATCGCCCTGCTGCTCCCCGCCGTCCAGCAGGCCCGCGAGGCCGCCCGACGCACGCAGTGCAAGAACAGCCTGAAGCAGATCGGGCTGGCGCTGCACAACTACCACGACACCTTTCAGGCGATCCCCTCGGGCAGCATCGTGCTCCTGAATGCCGCCGGCACCACGTACAACGGTCACGGCTGGACGTGGCACGCCAGCATCCTGCCCTATCTCGATCAGGCTCCGATGTACAACGAGATTCAGGGGCCGAATTCGGGCGGCATGGGTGCGGAGCTCGGTGGAACCACTGATCCGAAGCAGGCGCTGGTCGGTCGGACCGTGATGTCGGTGTTCTGGTGCCCCTCGCAACCGGATACGACCGGGGGAGTTCAGAAGAACGGTTATTCCCCGTCCAACTACAACGGCAACATGGGGACCCTCATCGGCTACAACGGAGACGACTGCTATGGCGGCTCGGTGACCAATGCCGCCGGAATGCGAGCCCCCGGCGGATGCATGAACGCCAACGGGATGTTCTTCATCAGCAGCAGCGTTCGTTTTCGCGATGTCACGGACGGGCTCTCCAACACGATCGCCGTCAGCGAAGTGATCGACTCCGGCGGAGACGCCGCGAATCTGGGCGGCGGGGGCAGCGACCGCAAGCATGGGTTTTCCGGAGGCGCCGACAGCAATCCGCCCACGGAAATGAGTGAGTACCTGATTGCCGCGGAGGGCAATGACCCGATCAATCAATACACGGAGGAAGCGGCCGGCAGCCATCACGTCGGCGGAGCCCATTTCCTGCTGAGCGACGGGAGCGTCCGGTTTCTCTCGGAAAACATCCACATGCCGACCTACCAGGCCCTCAGCACCCGCGCGGGCGGAGAAACCATCGGCGAGTTCTAAGATCGCGTTGTCGCAGAGTGCCTCCCCTGAATGGGAATGGAGGCGTTCGGCGCATGGCGCCAGCGGGACTTCTCAAGCGACGAGCTCGGCTCACACTCGGGCAAATCACGTCGATGAGCAAGCCGGACCGACGTTCGCGGTCCGGCTTGCTCGTCGATGTTTCAAGATTCCAGGAAAGCGCAGGTTCCCACGATGAAGCAGGTACGAAGCGGATTTCTGATCGCGGCGATGTCGATTCTCTCCCTGGCTCAATCGGGCTGCGGGGGTAGTGATCGACCGGCTCTAGGGCTGGTGACGGGGTCCGTCATGCTGGACAACCAGCCGGTGGCCGGAGTCTCTGTCACCTTCCAGCCCGACAAGGGCCGTCCGGCGATTGGAAAGACCGACGAGAATGGCGACTTCCAGTTGATGTACATGCCGAAGACGCCGGGGTGCAAAGTCGGGCCTTGTCGGGTGGAAATCGGCTACGGCGAAGGGGAAGACGAAGGCGCCGAAATGGAAGGCGACGATGTCGCGCAGACGCCGGACGACTCCGGAAAGAAGGAGATCCCCGCGCGCTATAACACGGAGACGGAGCTGAAAGCGGAGGTGAGACCCGGCGAGAACGTCTTTGACTTCGATCTCAAGAGCTGAGGTCCCGCGACCTTGAGTCGTGCGGGGATCACTGATCCACGGCCCGGCCAGTCCCTTCCGGCGGGGTGGCCGGGACAGGAGCGTCTTCGCGATGCCCCGGTCTTCGGATCGACACTCGCCAGTGTCTCACGCAAACCCCAGCACCCGCCGCATCCCCTCCCACGGCTGGATGTAAGTCTCGAACGGCAGGCCATCGACGGTGGCTTCGGGCATCCGTGTCACGCCGTCGACGGCCCCGGTGTCTGACACGAGCTGCTGCAGGGCGGCGTAATGCCGCTCCGCGGTCCAGCCCCGCAGGATCTCGGGCCGACCGGCCAGCACGGCCGCCGCCGCCGCCAGCGCGAAGCCTCCCCAGTTGCTGACCCCCGCCAGAACCGTCCAGTCGGTGGCGATCCGGCAGGGAATCCGCGCCGAGTGTTCACCCGCCAGTCGGGCGACCAGCTCTTCCCAGGGGACTGTGCCCATTCCGATCTCATTCCCTCCGTCGCCGATGCCGATCGTCGGCGCCCCGCGCTCCGACGCGGCTTCGAACAGGCGATGCAGCGGCGCAGTGTGGGCATCGATGCAGACGCCGCGCATGTTGTGGCAATGGTCCCATGTCTCAGCCGGGACGCGCGCCTGAAAATCGTTCCTCGGGGCCAGGCCGCTGCGGGGCTGGCCGGACAACGAGTCGAGGGTATGGCTCGGCCCGACCCGCTCGATCGCCAGCAGCAGCCCCGGCGGCGAATCCGCGAATTGATCGCGGCACCACTCCGTTCCCTCGGCGGGATCGACGGGGCAGCTCAGGAGCAGGGAGGGATCGAGGTCCGCGGCGCGCAACGCCCCTGCCACGACCGGCCGACAATGATCGTCAGTGACCACGCGGACCGGTCGCCCGAGCTGCTGCAGGATCGCCGCCAGAAAGGCCGCTCCCGGCGGACCATCGGTTTCCGCCGCGGGAGGGTTCGCGGCGGGAATGTAAAAACCGGTGACGATCCAGACCGGCCCCTCACTGTTCAACAACGCCTCGGTCGCTCCGGCCAGATGCCCCGGACAGAGGGGCGGTAGGGTTTCCTCGGCGGAAATCAGCCCCCGTCGTCCGGGATCCCGGCGGATCAGGCGTTCCAGTTCGGCAAGCCGCGGGTCGGACACGACAGGTTCCTCGTCGGGAGAAGTCTGAGCAAACTGGTGCGGCCGGGTGGCCGGGGCTGGAGCGTCTTCGCGAAGCCCCGGAAATCCCCGGACCGGGGCTTGCGGACGTTCCGGCGCCGGCCACCCTGACCTTGCGGGTTCTGCAGGATGCGCCGCGGCTTGAATCTTCGTAAGTCCTGATAATATCGAGGGTTGTCAGGCGGCGAGAAGCGACTTTCGGACGTCTCCCGCTTCTGAGAAATCTCCCGAGGGAATTCAGGACAAGGTTGTCACGCTTTCTCCACGTCGCCAGAATGCCCTGTGCGAAGCTGCGACGCCTGTCCCGGAAAGGGATTCTGGCGGAACGTCCTCGCCGCCCGGTCCTCGTTGGACGACGGTCCCCGGGAACTGCCTGCCGCTCCGTCCCGCCTGTTGGCAACCCCTTCGGCGAATTGAACTTACGCTTTCCTGCCCTGTCCCGTCGAGTGGGGAGTCCGGCATGTATTCGTCAGTAGCGACTCCGGTGAGACCGGGCCGGATTTCCATGCTGGCGGGGCTGCTGCTGCTTTGCGCCGGCTGCGGCGGCGGCGGGGCGACCGTCCCCACCGTGACCTTCCGACCGGAGGCCGTCGAAGAAATGCCGGCCCCGAAACCTGCGGGGGACGCATCGGCAGCCCCGGCCGCCGAGAACGAAGAATAAGAGAATCCTGAACTGCACGCCTGGCTGGAGCGGCCGGGCGAGACGAACGAGTCTTGAACTTTCGAGGCAGGATGGCCGCTGACGGATCCAGCTCTCCTGATTGCGAACCGCGTTGAGCAGAACTCCCATGATGCGTCGGCCTGAGTCAGGTCATCGAAATCTCTGCCGCTCCGGGTGCTGGGCCGCGTGCCTGCTGACCGGGCTGATCGGCGGTTGTACCGAAGCGCCGCAGCAGGAGTTTGCAATCCGCGAAACGACGCGCGACTTGATTCCGGAAGCTCGCGCCGCGGTCGAAAGCTCGCTGCTCACCTACTTTGGAACCCCCACCGCCGCCGTCGCCTGGGAACGACTCCCCCTCAAGTTCGGCGGCGCCGTCGGACAAGTCGAGTCGGTCGATGGCCCCAACGTCGTCGTTCAATGGGACGAGGGGCACGCTCCGACGCCCGCCCAGTCGGCCCCCGGCTCGCCGGTCGTCTGGCCCGGTTCCGGCGTTCGCTCGGGGAAAGTCGGAGCGGGCGATACCGTCGCCGCCTACGATCCTGAAAAGCGGCTGCTGACGCTGAGCGCGGCCGATCCCGCACCGGCCGTCGGCGATCGCGTCGCCCTCAACTTCGGGCACACGCTGCAGGTCGGGCGCGTCGTTTACGCCAAGAACTGCGGCCACTGCCACGGCGCCAGCGGCGACGGCGAGGGGCCGACCGCAAAATACTTGAATCCCCGCCCGCGCGACTATCGCAACGGCGTCATGAAATTCACGTCGACCGCCACCCCGGCCCGGGCCAGTCGCGAAGATCTCAAGCGAATGATTCGCGAGGGA harbors:
- a CDS encoding DUF1559 domain-containing protein is translated as MPSQSSRSPRRGFTLIELLVVIAIIAILIALLLPAVQQAREAARRTQCKNSLKQIGLALHNYHDTFQAIPSGSIVLLNAAGTTYNGHGWTWHASILPYLDQAPMYNEIQGPNSGGMGAELGGTTDPKQALVGRTVMSVFWCPSQPDTTGGVQKNGYSPSNYNGNMGTLIGYNGDDCYGGSVTNAAGMRAPGGCMNANGMFFISSSVRFRDVTDGLSNTIAVSEVIDSGGDAANLGGGGSDRKHGFSGGADSNPPTEMSEYLIAAEGNDPINQYTEEAAGSHHVGGAHFLLSDGSVRFLSENIHMPTYQALSTRAGGETIGEF
- a CDS encoding DUF1559 domain-containing protein, which codes for MTTHFARRRPRGFTLIELLVVIAIIAILIALLLPAVQQAREAARRTQCRNNLKQIGLALHNYHDTFQALPSGSIVVLNAAGNRYYGHGWTWHASILPYLDQAPMYNQIQGPNSGGLGAELGGTADPKQALVGRTVMSVFWCPSQPDPTAGPQKGGYSPSNYNGNMGTLIGNNGDNCYGGSINTAAEMRAPGGCMNANGMFFISSNVRFRDVTDGLSNTISVSEVIDSGGAANMLGGGGSDRKHGFSGGADSNPPEEMSEYLIAAESNDPINRYTEEAAGSHHVGGAHFLLSDGSVRFLSQNIHMGTYRALSTRAGGETIGEF
- a CDS encoding DUF4392 domain-containing protein, whose amino-acid sequence is MSDPRLAELERLIRRDPGRRGLISAEETLPPLCPGHLAGATEALLNSEGPVWIVTGFYIPAANPPAAETDGPPGAAFLAAILQQLGRPVRVVTDDHCRPVVAGALRAADLDPSLLLSCPVDPAEGTEWCRDQFADSPPGLLLAIERVGPSHTLDSLSGQPRSGLAPRNDFQARVPAETWDHCHNMRGVCIDAHTAPLHRLFEAASERGAPTIGIGDGGNEIGMGTVPWEELVARLAGEHSARIPCRIATDWTVLAGVSNWGGFALAAAAAVLAGRPEILRGWTAERHYAALQQLVSDTGAVDGVTRMPEATVDGLPFETYIQPWEGMRRVLGFA